From the Haladaptatus sp. DJG-WS-42 genome, the window CACCTACTGGCAGTTCAAGTACTACGGTCACGAAGACGTGCGCCTCCTGAACGGTGGCCGCGACTACTGGGTCGAAAACGACTACCCAACCACGACCGATGCTCCCGAGTTCACCGCCCGCGACTACACCGCACGCGGCCCGTTCGAGGGCATCCGCGCCTACCGCACGGACGTACAGAAGGCCATCGACCGCGGCGTTCCGCTCGTCGACGTTCGCAGCCCAGAAGAGTTCTCCGGCGAGATTCTCGCCCCACCAGGCCTCCAGGAGACCGCCCAGCGCGGCGGCCACATCCCCGGTGCGTCGAACATCTCGTGGGCCGCCACGGTCACCGACGACGGCACGTTCAAGTCCGCAGACGAACTCCGCGAACTCTACGAAAGTCAGGGCATCAAAAACGACCAGGAGGTCGTCACCTACTGCCGTATCGGTGAGCGCTCCTCGATTGCGTGGTTCGCCCTCTCCGAACTCCTCGGCTACGACAGCGTCGTGAACTACGACGGTTCGTGGACCGAATGGGGCAACCTCGTGGACGCCCCAATCGAGCGCGGCAACTGAGCACATCCCCTTTTTCGCTGACCCTACCGCGACCGATGGATAAATCCGAGGAGCACCCCAATACGTGGCTATGACTCCGGAGGATTTCCTCGACACCGTCCGTGAGGAGAACAAGACCCCACTCTCGCGGCTTGGCTCCTCGAAGGCGCTCTATGCCGACACCCACGGCGAACTCGACAAGACACCCGTCTTGAACGCTGCTGCGACCGCAGAACTCGCCGCCGCAGAAACCTTCGAGACGTGGGCCGACTCAGAGGAGAACGACACCGCTCGCGCCGTCTTCGAGGCTGCCGCCGCAGACGAACGCGACCACTACGAGCAGGTCGCCGCAAAGCTTGGCGACGAAGACGGTGGCGACCGCGTGCCAGCGATTCAGGCGTACCTCCGCGATCTCGATGCCTCGATTCCCCGCCTCGGGGGCTTCTGTGGCCGCGTTCTCGCCGCTCGGGCGTCGAAAAAGCAGTTGGTTGGCTTCTTCGTCGGCAAGGCAGACCCGAAAACGTCGCAGTTGTTCCGCGACCTTGCGAGCGACTTAGACGAGCAAGAACAACAGGCGGTGGCCGCCCTCGGTGATCTCTGTGAGTCAGACGAAGACTGGGCGGTCGCCCTTGACGCCGCGAGCGAGGCGCTACAGGCTGCCTACCGCGAGTACACCGAAGCGCTCGAAAGCATGGGTGTGAACCCGAAACCGGTCTGTTGAACGTTCAGCCCCGACAGAATACAGCTTCATTTTCGTTGGCGTCGTTTGGGCTAGTATGCCACACAACAACCATCACCGATGTTCGCGCTGTGGCCGCGACTTCTCGAACCGCCTGCTGCTCGACGACCACGTCAAACGCCGCCATCCACGCGAGGACGCGCTGTGGTGGGTGGCCGCAGAACGCCCGAACGACCTGCCGTTCGAGTACTGATGCCTGCCGCTTCGTGAACGTTTTTTACGACACTCTGTGACCCACCTACGTGTGAGTCTCTGGTCTGACCCGTCACGACGCCGCTGGCTGGTGTGGGGTGCTCTTGCGGTCGCATTCCTCCTTGTGAGTCTCTACCGTCTCTCGACTGCCGTACTCGCAGATGAGCTGATGCGCGCGTTCGACACGACGGGCGCGAGTCTCGGCACCTTACACGCCGCATTTTTCTACATCTACGCTGCCCTTCAGTTACCTTCAGGAGTGCTCGTAGACCGCGTCGGCATCAGAAAAACCGCCACGCTTGCCGTCCTCATAATGAGCGTTGGCGCGCTTGCCTTCTCGGTTGCAGACACCTACCTGCTGGCGTTTGCGAGTCGCGCACTGCTCGGCTTTGGTGCGTCGGTCATCTACATCTCCATCCTCCGATTCGTTGCAAACTGGTTCCGACCGACCGAGTTCGCCACGATGAACGGCCTCACGGTAGGCGTCTCCGGCCTCGGCGGAATTCTCGCAACCACGCCGCTCGCGGTTGCCGTCGCCACCGTTGGTTGGCGTGAGACTATTATCTTCCTCGGTCTCCTTGGTTTCGCCCTCGCGGTTGCCATCTACGTGTTCGCCCGCGACACGCCAAAACAGGCAGCCCTCGACCCAATTGACGGTGTTCCGTCCTCGCCCTCGCTCTCGCTCGCTGACGTCACGACGAACCTGAAAGGTGTGCTCGGTGAACGTGAGACGTGGCTCGCGGGCACGCTCTTGTTCTGCATCGTCGGCATCAACATCACGCTGCTTGGCTTGTGGGGCGTCCCGTTCGTCGTCCAGCAGTACGACGTTTCCGTGACCGAAGCCTCGACATACACGCTCCTCGGGAGCGTTGGCCTCGTCCTCGGCCCGCCCGTGTTCGGCTGGATTTCAGACCGCCTCGAAAACCGCACGGCGATTCTCGTCATCGCGACGCTGGTCTACACGGCCGTCGTCGGTGGCGTCGTGCTGACGGGTACGCCGCCGCTCTTCTACGTCGCCTTCATGTTCTTCCTCATCGGCTTCCTGATGGGTGGCACCGCGCTCGCCTACACGGTTATCAAAGAGCGCCACGATAGTGCCGCGAGCGGTGTCTCGACCGGTACGGTGAACACCATTGCCTATACGGGCGCGGCGTTGTTTCCGACCGTGTTGGGGGTTGCGCTCGACGTCTACTGGACGGGCGAGACAGTCGCCGGGTCGCGCATCTACACCGACGTGGGCTACCGCGTCGCCTTCGCCATCGCCACGATGGCGGGCGTGGTTGCATTGGTGTGTGCCCTCTCGCTGCACGTCAGAACCCACGGTTGGTCGTCGCTCACGCCCTCCTAGGCGGCGTGCTCTGAGCGGGCACACAGGTCAAGTGGCTCGGGGTCTAACAGCCGTCAATGAGTGATTCCGGCCCGCTTTCTCCCGACAAACCGGGAAAAGGGCGACCGTTTCGGGTGGACGCGCCGTTCGACCCCGCGGGTGACCAACCCGAGGCAATCGAGCAACTCGCCGCGGGCTTTCGAGAGGGAATGGACCGCCAGACCCTGCTCGGGGTGACTGGCTCCGGGAAAACCAACACCGTGAGTTGGGTCGTAGAAGAAATCCAAAAACCCACGCTCGTCATCGCCCACAACAAGACGCTCGCCGCCCAGTTGTACGAGGAGTTCAAGAACCTGTTTCCGGACAACGCGGTGGAGTACTTCGTCTCCTATTACGACTACTACCAGCCCGAAGCGTACATCGAGCAGACCGACACCTACATCGACAAAGACGCCTCCATTAACGAGGAAATCGACCGGTTGCGCCACTCCGCGACGCGCTCGCTGCTCACGCGCGACGACGTGATTGTGGTCGCGTCGGTCTCTGCGATTTACGGCCTTGGTGACCCGCGCAACTACGAGTCGATGGCGCTTCGTTTAGAGGAGGGCCAGCAGTTAGACCGCGACGAGGTTCTGAAGCGACTGGTTGACCTGAACTACGACCGCAACGACGTCGACTTCACGAACGGGACGTTCCGGGTGCGCGGCGACACCCTCGAAGTGTTCCCGATGTACGGTCGCTACGCCGTCCGTATCGAGTTCTGGGGCGACGAAATCGACCGCATGCTCAAGGTGGACACCGTAGAGGGTGAGGTCAAGAGCACGGAGCCAGCCGTCCTCATCCACCCTGCAGAGCACTACTCGATTCCAGAAGAACGCTTAGAACAGGCGATTGGTGAAATCGAGGACCTCCTCGCAGACCGCATCAGCTACTTCCAGCGCAAAGGCGACCTCATCGCCGCCCAGCGCATCGAAGAGCGCACCACCTTTGACCTTGAGATGATGCGCGAAACGGGCTACTGCTCCGGTATCGAGAACTACTCGGTGCACCTCGACAACCGCTCTATCGGCGACCCGCCGTACACCTTACTCGACTACTTCCCCGACGACTTCCTCACCGTCATCGACGAATCGCACGTTACGCTCCCACAAATCAAGGGGCAGTTCGCGGGCGACAAATCGCGCAAAGACTCGCTCGTCGGGAACGGGTTTCGCCTGCCGACGGCCTACGACAACCGTCCCCTGACGTTCGAGGAGTTCCAGGAAAAGACGGCGAAAACGCTGTTCGTGAGCGCGACGCCTGCGGATTACGAGCGCGAGCACTCTGAACAGATTGTCGAACAAATCGTCCGGCCGACCCACCTCGTTGACCCGAAGGTGGAGATTTCACCTGCGGAGGGGCAGGTCGAAGACCTGCTCAACCGCATCGCAGCACGCACTGAACGCGACGAGCGCGTACTCGTGACAACCCTCACGAAGCGGATGGCCGAAGACCTGACCGAGTACTTCGAGGAGGCGGGCGTGGCCGTCGAGTACATGCACGACGAGACGGACACCTTAGAGCGCCACGAGTTGATTCGCGGGCTTCGCCTCGGCGAGTTCGACGTACTGGTAGGAATCAACCTCTTGCGCGAGGGCCTCGACATTCCCGAGGTGTCGTTGGTGGCCGTCCTCGACGCAGACCAACAGGGCTTCCTGCGGTCTTCGACCACGCTCATCCAAACGATGGGGCGGGCCGCCCGCAACGTCCACGGCGAGGTCATTCTCTATGCGGACAACACAACCGACGCGATGCGCACGGCCATCGACGAGACCCAGCGCCGCCGCGAGATTCAGACGCGCTTCAACGAGGAGAACGGGTTCGAGCCAAAAACCATCGAGAAGGACGTCGGGAAGACGAGTCTACCCGGAAGCAAGAAAAAACAGCGCAACGTCGCTCGCGTCACACCCGAGACCGACGACGAGGCGCTCGACCTCATCTTCGAACTCGAAGACCGGATGCAGGAGGCGGCGGACAATCTGGAGTTCGAGTTGGCTGCAGACATCCGCGACCGGATTCACAAACTCAGAAAGGAGTTCGACTTAGGTGCCGACGACGGCGTGCCCGCACCCGGCGAAGTTTAGTTCAGCGCCTGCACTTCGTCGCTCAGGTCGCTCGGCTCATCGACCGGCCCGTTTACGAACAGCGCATGGCCCATTATTCCGATGGCGACCAGCCCCGAGAGCGTCACGCTCGTGGTGAGTGCGACCGACGTGAACACACCAATCGAGATACCGACCACCATCGCCAGTGCGATACCTGTGAGCACGAGGTCGTAGTACTGCCACGTGTAGTCCATGCGAGCCGGTAGCGACGCGACAAAGGAAAATGCTGGGGCTGTCAGTACAGCAGGACTTGCACTCACACCACCCTAGAACAAATTTACTTGTATTAGTGAAACCAATATTGGAAAGGTTTAACCGTCCTGCGAGGGCACCACAGCATACACTACAGCCGCGGCCGCTCACGGTTTCGAGCGGCGGGTAGCCCGTGCTCTAGAGTGGCGACGCTCGACTGACACCGCGGCTGGTTTTGACACATGAGTCACCAACACTCCCACACCGACGCCGATTCGATTCGCTCGATACTCGACCACCCACGTCTCGGAGACCGACTCCCGACCGACGTGCGCGACGACCTTGCCGACGAAGCCGACCGCAAACTCTCGCCGGACGCCGACCGCAAGGACGTTTTCGAGTTTCTCATCCAGTCGCTTCTCGCCCGCAGCGAGCGCGAATCGGGGTTTGAATCGCTTGCAGCCACCCTGTTTCGAGACCGATACTACGAGCAGTTACTCGGCGAAACGGTCGGAAGCGACACCTTCAGCGAAGCCTACCGTACCCACTTCAGAGACAGCATCCGAGCGGGCGTCGCACGCGGTGTCTTCGATGAACGCCTCGGTGAGTACAACTTGCGGGAACTCGCAGACTGCCTCGTTCCGGCTCGCGACGCAGCCCTCGGCTACCGGGCGCTCGAAACGCTCACGAGCGACTCCTTCCTGCGGTCGAGAGCCGGACAACCCCGCGAACTTCCCCAGACCTGCTGGATGCGCGTGGCGATGACGCTCGCGCTCACCGAAGACGAACAGCGCAGAATCGACCACGCCATCGATTACTACGACGTGCTCTCGATGCTCGACTGGTAATCAAATCGCCCGCGAATAGACGATTTCGCCCACTGTCTCGTCACCCATTTTCACGCTGCCAGACCCCGATTCCGTAAAGCCCATTCGGGTGAACAGCGTTCGTGCCATCTCGTCGCTTTCGACCACGATGGCCTTCATCTCTGGTACGTTCGAGTCGCGCATGTCGTCGCGGAGGCGTTCGTAGAGCCGGTAGCCAATCCCTTCGTCCCAGCGGTCGGGGTGGGTGTAGAGCCGGACGATGTCGCCTTCGCCGTCGTGACCGACGCCATGGCAAAAGCCGACGACGCCCCCATTGTCAGCGACGAGAAAGTCTGTTTCTGGTTGGTCGAGAATACGCTGGAGCGACGCTTCGGAATACCACTCATCGACGGTTCGGGAAATGGTTTCTCCGGCGAGAGCGTCCGCGTAGGCAGCCGTCCACGCGGCGTGAGCCACGGCCTTGATGTCCGCGAAATCGTCGGTGGTTGCGGGTCGCATCTCCATACAGTCCTGTCGCTCCGTGTGGGCTTGAGTTAGGTTTGAAACGCCAGTTCAGTGGGGCTACCGACAGTTTGGTTGTGGTTCGACCAGACTCAGGCTACTCTGCTTCCACGTTTTCTACCTGCACCGCTTCGTCCACTTCCTCGACCTGTTTGAGAATCTCGTCGATGTCGTCCAAGCCGAGCAGCTCGCGGGTTTCGGCGTCGAACGCCTGGCTCAGCAACTCTTCATCACCTTCGCTCACATCGCTCCCGGTGAGGTGTTTGCCGTAGCGCCCGACGAGCGAGGTGAGTTCTTGGGGCATGATGTAGGTGGTCGAGGGACTCGTCCCGATGGCTTCGAGCGACTCTAAGCCCTTGTCGAGGACGGCGCGTTCGCCCATCGACTCTGCGGCGCGCGCCCGGAGCGTCGTCGCAATCGAGTCGCCTTGGGCTTCGAGCATCTGGGCCTGTTTTTCACCCTGTGCGCGGATAATCGAGGAGCTTTTCTCCCCCTGTGCGCGTTCGATGGAACTCCGGCGTTCCCCCTGCGCTTCGAGAATCATCGCCCGACGACGGCGCTCTGCGGAGGTCTGTTCTTCCATCGCGTCGACCACGTCTTGGCTCGGCTGGATGGCTTGCACCTCGACGGCTTCGACGCGGATGCCCCACGCGTCGGTCGGCCCCTCCAACTCGCGGCGAATGCGGTCGTTGATTTCGCGCCGCCGGGAGAGCGTGTCGTCGAGTTCCATGTCTCCGAGGACGGCACGGAGCGTCGTTTGAGCCAGATTCGACGTGGCGCGCATGTAGTCGTCCACTTCGAGGAACGCCCGTTTCGCGTCGGTCACGCGGAGGTAGATGACGGCGTTCGCGACGACCGGGGAGTTGTCACGCGTGATGGCCTCCTGTGAGGGAACGTCCATCGTCTGGGTGCGCATGTCGAAGGCGTAGGTCTGTGAGACAAAGGGCGGGACGAAGCGGATGCCGGGGCCGAGCAGTTCGCGGAACTCACCGAAGATGGTGAGCGCGCGTTTCTCGTAGGCTTGGACGATGACGACCGACTTTGCGACGACGACCGCCGCCGCGCCGAGGGCGAGGATGCCGAGAATTGCGGTCGTATCGAGGACGCTGAGAAAGCCGAGGATGAAAAACGCGGCAATAACGAGCGCTACGATTCGCCCCACCCCGCTCAGGTCGGGGCCGCTCGACCGCTTCCCGAGTTCGTAGAAGAAGCTGTCCATACCGTTGCTTCTCGTGTCACTGAGTTAATTGTTGGCCCGACTACTGCAGGCGGCGTTTGATGGTTTCTGCCCGCGATTTCCCGACGCCTGACACCGTCTGCAACTCGCCCACCGAGGCGGCTTTGATGCCATCGACGCTCCCGAAGCGCCGGAGCAGGCGCTTTCGCAACGCGGGGCCGACGCCCGGAATGTCATCGAGCACGGTTTTCACCTCGTCGCGGAGGGTTTGGTGGTACTGCACCGCAAAGCGATGGGACTCATCTCGCACGCGCTGGAGGAGGTGGAGGTGGGGCGCGTTCGACGGCCAGTCGAAGGTTCCATCGGGCGTTATCACCAGTTCATCCGCCTTTGCGAGCGCGATTGCCGGAACGTCCCACCCGACTGCTGAAAGTGCGTCGCGAGCGGCGTTCAACTGCCCATCGCCGCCGTCGATGAGCAGGAGGTCGGGGTCTGGTCGGTCGTCTCTGCCCGAGACGGCGCGCTCGGCCCGCCACCTGACGAGGTCGCGCATGTTCGCGTAATCGTCGTTCGTGTCGGTGAGTTTTTTCCGCCGATAATCCGATTTTTCGGGAGAGCCATCAACGAACGTGACGTTGCTCCCGACGACGGCTTTGCCCTGTGCGTGGCTCACGTCGAACCCTTCGATGCGGCGGATGCGCCCGAGTGAGAGGGCGTCACCGAGCGCCCGACCTTCGTCGGTTGCAGGCGACCGCCGCGCATTTTTGAGAGCCAAATCCACGAGCGTCGCCTCTCTGCCCGCGCCCGGTACCCGAACCGAGACGCCTTCTGTATCCAGCCAGCGGTCGATTTCCGCGTCTTCGTGGCGTTCGGGGAGGAGAATCGCATCCGGCAACTCGCGTTCGGCGTAGAACTGCGGGATGAACGCGGCGAGGACGGCCGCCACCCGTTCTTCGCCACCCTCGGGGGCGTTCATGGTGTACTGTTTTCGGTCGACCAACTGGCCACGCTCGCTGTGGAGGCGTGCGACCGTCGCCGTCTCGCCTTCGATGACCACGCCGAGCACGTCCACGACCATCTCGCTGCCCGACTTGGCGACGACCTCGCCGCCCCCGCCGTGGAAGCGCTGGGCGGCTTCGAGGCGGTCTCTGAGATTTGCAGCCCGTTCGAACTCTTGGTTCACCGAGGCGCGCTCCATCTCGGCTTCGAGCGGTTCGGTCAGAATCCCACTCTCGCCTTCGAAAAACCGGATGACTGCGTCCACGTCCCCAATGTACGCTTCAGCGCCGATTTCGCCGGTGCACGGCGCGGTGCATAGCCCGATATTGAAGTCGATACACGGGCGGGTGCGTCCCGCGAACTTGTGGTCTGAACACCCGCGGATGCCGTAGGTTTCGCGGATGGCCTTGACCACGGCATCGACGCGCCGTCGGTCGGTGTACGGCCCGAAAACGGTTGCGCCTGCCTCGGGGTCGCGGGTAACTTCGATGCGCGGAAATTCGTGACCGGTGAGCTGTACCAGTGGATAGGATTTGTCGTCTTTCAGCCGGACGTTGTACTTCGGCTGATGGCGCTTGATGAGGTTCGCTTCGAGCAGTAACGCCTGCGTCTCGGTATCGGTGACGGCGTAGTCGATGCGCTCTGCGCGCTCGACCATCTGTCCGATGCGGTAGCTTCGGGGGTCTGCGTACGACCGCACGCGACTGCGCAGGTTGACCGCTTTTCCGACGTAGAGTGTGGTGTCGCCCTCCAGAAATTGGTACACGCCCGGCTCGTGTGGCAGTGTTGCAGCCTGCTCGCGGAGGGCGGCCACGTCCATATCTGAATCGAACACCTCGAAGCGTTTCAACCGTTCGCTACCGTGGGATACAAGCACAGGGCGGCCCGACCACCGGGCATGACCGATTCGCTGCGCCTGTGGCTCGTCCACCGAACCTACGACGACAAGGGACTCATCTCGCTCGTGTACGCCACCGAAGACGGCACCCAGTATCTCCCGAAAGAGCGCGCGGCGACGACGCTTAGCCGGATTCCGGTGACCGCGGCCATCGACGTAGACGCGAGCGACGTGTATCCCGTCGAAGACGCAGAGACGCGCGAGCGATACGAGAACGAAGCGACGCGAATGAGCGAGCGTCACAACCCCACAGACGAAGTGTGACACAAAATTTTTCACTCGCTCAACACATGAGCCACTATGGCCGCTATTGAATTGGCCGATGTCACCAAACGATTCGGTGACACGGTCGCCCTGAAACAACTCTCGCTGAGTGTCGAGCAAGGCGAAATTTACGGCTTTCTCGGCCCGAACGGCGCGGGGAAGTCGACGACCATCAATCTCTTGCTCGACTTCATCCGCCCAACGGCCGGCACGGTTCGCGTGCTCGGCCACGACGCCCAACAAGAGAGCCTCACCGTCCGGCAGAACACGGGCGTCCTCCCCGAAGGCTTCTCCGTGTACAACCGCCTCACCGGGCGCAAACACGTCGAGTTCGCCATCGAGTCGAAAAACGCCACCGACGACCCAGACACCCTCTTAGAACGCGTCGGCCTCGCGGGCGACGGCGACCGCAAAGCAGGCGGCTACTCGAAAGGGATGCGCCAGCGTCTTGCCCTCGCTATGGCCATCGCGGGCAGCCCAGACCTCCTCATTCTGGACGAACCCTCCACTGGCCTCGACCCGAACGGGGCCCGCGAGATGCGCCGCATCATCACCGAAGAACGCGACCGCGGTGCGACCGTGTTCTTCTCCAGTCACATCCTCGAACAGGTCGAAGCAATCTGCGACCGCGTTGGGATTCTCAGACAGGGGGAACTCGTCGCCGAAGACACCCTCGACGCCCTGCGCGACGAGACCGACGCCGGCACGACGCTCGTCATCACGGTCGGCGCGCTCCCCGACGACGCACTCGCCGCCGTGCGCGACCTCTCGGGCGTTCTCGACGTGACCCACGACGAGGACACGCTCACCGTCTCGTGTGAAGACGGGAGCAAAACGCGCGTCCTCACGACGCTCGAAAACAACGGCGCAACCGTCTCTGACTTCTCCACCAAAGAAGCCTCGCTCGAAGATCTGTTCGCTTCCTACACGGAGGTGTCCGCATGAGCGTCGTCACCGTCGCCAAGAAGGACTTCCAAGACGCCATCCGCTCGAAGGTGTTGCTCGCCCTCGCCACGCTGTTCGTCCTCTTTGCGGGCGGTGCAGCCTACATCTTTGCTGAGTTCTTTAGTGGAGCAAACGATACCCTCTCGACGATTGGCCTCATCGTGTTCTTGCTCGGGCCGGTCGGCACGCTCGTCCCGCTTACCGGCCTCATCGTCGGCTACAAAGCCATCGTTGGCGAGCGAGAGAGCGGGAGCCTCAAGTTCCTGCTCGCGCTGCCTCACACCCGCCGCGACGTGGTGCTCGGCAAAGTGCTTGGTCGCTCTGGCGTGCTCGCCACGGCGATTCTCGCTGGCTTCGCGCTCGCCGCCGTCATCGCCGTTGCGCTCTACAGTTCGTTCTCGCCAGCGGCGTTCCTCGGGTTTACCGCCCTCACGCTCCTGTTCGGCGCCGTGTTCGTGAGCGTGGGCGTTGGCATCTCCGCTTCGACGGGTTCGTCTTCGAAGGCAACCGCCGCCGTCATCGGCTTTTTCCTCCTGTTCGAGTTCCTCTGGGGACTCATCCCAACTCTCCTCAACTACGCCCTTACCGGCAGTTTCGGCTTCCAAGGGCCGCCGCCGAGTTGGTATCAGTTCCTCACGAACATTAGCCCGAGCGCGGCGTTCGGCAACGCAATCACGCTCGTGCTCCCGGCCAATGCCGGACTCACGATGCCCGGTCAGGTCCAATCAATCTTCGTCGAAGGCTGGTTCGGCCTGCTCGTCCTCCTCGCGTGGGCGCTCATCCCGCTCGCCCTCGGCTACGCCCGCTTCGAACGCGCAGACCTCTAAGCCACACACCTTTTGTTTCGGCCGGAGAACACGTTTCAATGCATCTCTCAGAAGGCGATACACACACCTACGAACGCTCCTTCACCCACGAGGACGTCCGCCAGTTTGGCGAGCTCTCCGGTGACGACCAACCCCGCCACACCGAACCCGACGAGGAGGGCAGGCTCATGGCACAGGGACTGCTCACGGGAACCTTGCCAACCAAACTCGGCAGCGACATCCACTTTTTCGCCCACACGATGACGTTTCGCTTCCGCAGACCGGTCTATACGGACGAGACGATTACCTGTGAGATGACGATTGATACGATTAGTGAAGCCGACGACCGCTACAACGTAGACGCCACCTTCGTCTGCACCAACGACGAGGACGTGACCGTGCTCTCCGGTGAGGTGTCGGGGCTTATCTGGAAGGACTGACGCCTTTTTCTGCGAGCAACTTCCAGAACGCTTCCTCGTCGAGAATTGGGACGCCGTTTGACTCCGCATCGTTCGTCTTGCTCGCCCCCGGATTCTCTCCAGCGACGAGATAGTCGGTGTTCCCCGAGACGCTCCCCGTCGCGTTCGCGCCGTGTTTTTCGACCACGGCTTGGGCCTCGCTGCGCGTCATCTCCGCGAGGCTTCCGGTGAAGACAAAGGTGAGGCCCGCGAGTTCGTCGCCACCCGTTTGTTTGACAGACTCGGGTTCGACGCCGCGTTCGCGCAACTGGGCAATCACCCGACGATTCTCCTCGCTCTCGAAAAACGTCGAAATATCTGCGGCGACGGTTTCGCCCACGTCGTCTACTTCCTGTAGCTCCGCCGCAGTCGCGTCCATAATCCCATTGAGCGTACCGAACTCGCGGGCGAGCGACCGCGCCGTGGTTGGCCCAACCGAGGGAATCCCGAG encodes:
- a CDS encoding sulfurtransferase — its product is MSDYAKDVLVSADWVESHLDEFQSDDPDYRLVEVDVDTEAYEDAHAPGAIGFNWETELQDQLQRDILEKEDFESLLGSHGITEDSTVVLYGDNSNWFAAYTYWQFKYYGHEDVRLLNGGRDYWVENDYPTTTDAPEFTARDYTARGPFEGIRAYRTDVQKAIDRGVPLVDVRSPEEFSGEILAPPGLQETAQRGGHIPGASNISWAATVTDDGTFKSADELRELYESQGIKNDQEVVTYCRIGERSSIAWFALSELLGYDSVVNYDGSWTEWGNLVDAPIERGN
- a CDS encoding rubrerythrin family protein, encoding MTPEDFLDTVREENKTPLSRLGSSKALYADTHGELDKTPVLNAAATAELAAAETFETWADSEENDTARAVFEAAAADERDHYEQVAAKLGDEDGGDRVPAIQAYLRDLDASIPRLGGFCGRVLAARASKKQLVGFFVGKADPKTSQLFRDLASDLDEQEQQAVAALGDLCESDEDWAVALDAASEALQAAYREYTEALESMGVNPKPVC
- a CDS encoding MFS transporter — its product is MSLWSDPSRRRWLVWGALAVAFLLVSLYRLSTAVLADELMRAFDTTGASLGTLHAAFFYIYAALQLPSGVLVDRVGIRKTATLAVLIMSVGALAFSVADTYLLAFASRALLGFGASVIYISILRFVANWFRPTEFATMNGLTVGVSGLGGILATTPLAVAVATVGWRETIIFLGLLGFALAVAIYVFARDTPKQAALDPIDGVPSSPSLSLADVTTNLKGVLGERETWLAGTLLFCIVGINITLLGLWGVPFVVQQYDVSVTEASTYTLLGSVGLVLGPPVFGWISDRLENRTAILVIATLVYTAVVGGVVLTGTPPLFYVAFMFFLIGFLMGGTALAYTVIKERHDSAASGVSTGTVNTIAYTGAALFPTVLGVALDVYWTGETVAGSRIYTDVGYRVAFAIATMAGVVALVCALSLHVRTHGWSSLTPS
- the uvrB gene encoding excinuclease ABC subunit UvrB — its product is MSDSGPLSPDKPGKGRPFRVDAPFDPAGDQPEAIEQLAAGFREGMDRQTLLGVTGSGKTNTVSWVVEEIQKPTLVIAHNKTLAAQLYEEFKNLFPDNAVEYFVSYYDYYQPEAYIEQTDTYIDKDASINEEIDRLRHSATRSLLTRDDVIVVASVSAIYGLGDPRNYESMALRLEEGQQLDRDEVLKRLVDLNYDRNDVDFTNGTFRVRGDTLEVFPMYGRYAVRIEFWGDEIDRMLKVDTVEGEVKSTEPAVLIHPAEHYSIPEERLEQAIGEIEDLLADRISYFQRKGDLIAAQRIEERTTFDLEMMRETGYCSGIENYSVHLDNRSIGDPPYTLLDYFPDDFLTVIDESHVTLPQIKGQFAGDKSRKDSLVGNGFRLPTAYDNRPLTFEEFQEKTAKTLFVSATPADYEREHSEQIVEQIVRPTHLVDPKVEISPAEGQVEDLLNRIAARTERDERVLVTTLTKRMAEDLTEYFEEAGVAVEYMHDETDTLERHELIRGLRLGEFDVLVGINLLREGLDIPEVSLVAVLDADQQGFLRSSTTLIQTMGRAARNVHGEVILYADNTTDAMRTAIDETQRRREIQTRFNEENGFEPKTIEKDVGKTSLPGSKKKQRNVARVTPETDDEALDLIFELEDRMQEAADNLEFELAADIRDRIHKLRKEFDLGADDGVPAPGEV
- a CDS encoding ribonucleotide reductase N-terminal alpha domain-containing protein, whose translation is MSHQHSHTDADSIRSILDHPRLGDRLPTDVRDDLADEADRKLSPDADRKDVFEFLIQSLLARSERESGFESLAATLFRDRYYEQLLGETVGSDTFSEAYRTHFRDSIRAGVARGVFDERLGEYNLRELADCLVPARDAALGYRALETLTSDSFLRSRAGQPRELPQTCWMRVAMTLALTEDEQRRIDHAIDYYDVLSMLDW
- a CDS encoding GNAT family N-acetyltransferase; protein product: MEMRPATTDDFADIKAVAHAAWTAAYADALAGETISRTVDEWYSEASLQRILDQPETDFLVADNGGVVGFCHGVGHDGEGDIVRLYTHPDRWDEGIGYRLYERLRDDMRDSNVPEMKAIVVESDEMARTLFTRMGFTESGSGSVKMGDETVGEIVYSRAI
- a CDS encoding SPFH domain-containing protein; translation: MDSFFYELGKRSSGPDLSGVGRIVALVIAAFFILGFLSVLDTTAILGILALGAAAVVVAKSVVIVQAYEKRALTIFGEFRELLGPGIRFVPPFVSQTYAFDMRTQTMDVPSQEAITRDNSPVVANAVIYLRVTDAKRAFLEVDDYMRATSNLAQTTLRAVLGDMELDDTLSRRREINDRIRRELEGPTDAWGIRVEAVEVQAIQPSQDVVDAMEEQTSAERRRRAMILEAQGERRSSIERAQGEKSSSIIRAQGEKQAQMLEAQGDSIATTLRARAAESMGERAVLDKGLESLEAIGTSPSTTYIMPQELTSLVGRYGKHLTGSDVSEGDEELLSQAFDAETRELLGLDDIDEILKQVEEVDEAVQVENVEAE
- a CDS encoding excinuclease ABC subunit C, with protein sequence MDVAALREQAATLPHEPGVYQFLEGDTTLYVGKAVNLRSRVRSYADPRSYRIGQMVERAERIDYAVTDTETQALLLEANLIKRHQPKYNVRLKDDKSYPLVQLTGHEFPRIEVTRDPEAGATVFGPYTDRRRVDAVVKAIRETYGIRGCSDHKFAGRTRPCIDFNIGLCTAPCTGEIGAEAYIGDVDAVIRFFEGESGILTEPLEAEMERASVNQEFERAANLRDRLEAAQRFHGGGGEVVAKSGSEMVVDVLGVVIEGETATVARLHSERGQLVDRKQYTMNAPEGGEERVAAVLAAFIPQFYAERELPDAILLPERHEDAEIDRWLDTEGVSVRVPGAGREATLVDLALKNARRSPATDEGRALGDALSLGRIRRIEGFDVSHAQGKAVVGSNVTFVDGSPEKSDYRRKKLTDTNDDYANMRDLVRWRAERAVSGRDDRPDPDLLLIDGGDGQLNAARDALSAVGWDVPAIALAKADELVITPDGTFDWPSNAPHLHLLQRVRDESHRFAVQYHQTLRDEVKTVLDDIPGVGPALRKRLLRRFGSVDGIKAASVGELQTVSGVGKSRAETIKRRLQ